The window GCATGGGTGATGATGTCGTCGACGATGGAGCGTCCTCCGGCTCCGAGCAGGTTCGGGTAGCGTACCTCGAAAAATACTGTGGGGCGGGCCGGTTCATGTGCCACCGCCCGCGTTACTGCGTCAAGGCGTTTTTCCATGCCCGAAACAAGGGCCTGTGCCGCTTCCGGGGAGTCCGTCAGCGCACCGATGCGCCGAATCACGTCAAAGAGTTCCGCAAATGAGGCTGGCTGGAAGAAGGCCACTGGAAAACCGAGTCGCTCCAGAGCCTGCTGGGTTTCGGCTGCCTGTTTGCGTCCGCCCAGTTGCAGAATGCAGTCCGGCCCCAGTGCGGTGATGATCTCCGTGTTGGGGCGCATGTGCGTACCGATGGAGGGAAGTCCTGCGATGCTGGCGGGTTGGGTGTCGGCCTTTGTGCGGGCGATGATGCGGTCTTCAAGTCCCATGGCGGCGAGGATTTCGTTGAATCCGCCGTAGAGGGCAATGATGCGTTTCGCCGGTGCCTGCAGGGTGATGGTCCGTCCGGCATCATCCACGATGGAATGCTGAGGCGCACCGGCCTGTGCGGTCATGGACGAAAGCACAAGGAACAAGGAAAGCATCAGGGCCGACAGCCGCAGAAAAAATTGAACGCGTGGCGCAGGGGAACGTTCGCTCCGGATGGGCGCAAGGCGTTGCGTGGGCTCGCCGTGAGGAAACCGCATGTCAGTCATGGTTCAGCCTCGGTGCAGGCAGGAGCGGAGAGAGGCAGGCCTGCGGCACGCCGGTGACAGGGTGGGAGATGATGTGAATGCGTGTTTCATAGATGTCTGAAAGATGCTGTTCGGTAAAGATATCGGATACAGGGCCGTCCAGCACGATGCGTCCCTCTTTCAGGAAGATGAGTCTTTCACAGTACAGGGCTGCCATGTTCAGGTCGTGGATGGCGGAAATGACCGTGGTCCCTTGCGCATGGCGGGCATGCAGCAGGCGGAAGACTTCCACCTTGCGGGCAATGTCGAGGCCGGATGTGGCCTCGTCCAGCAGCAGGCAGGGCGTCTGCTGGGCAAGGGCGCGGGCAATGAGCACTCGCTGGAATTCACCGCCGGAAAGAGCCTGGGCCGAACGGTGTGCAAGATGCGCTGTACGGGTTTCCTGCATGGCGCCAAGAGCGATGTTTCTGTCTTCGGCGGAGTAGCCGCCCAGAAAGGAAATGTAGGGGTAGCGGCCCATGAGCACGAGAGAAAAAGCTTCCATATGCGGCTGTTCGCCCAAGCGTTGCGGGACAGAGGCTAAACGCTTGGCACGTTCCGTCGCGGCAAGCGTTGCCGCGTCATCATTGGCCAGCCGCATCTCGCCCGATATGGGGGGCAACACGCCGGAGAGCGTGAGCAGCAAGGTGGTTTTTCCGCTGCCGTTGGGGCCCAGCAGGCCGACCATTTCGCCGGAGTGTATGCACAGGTTCACGTCGCGTAGGACAGGTTGGCCGGCGTATCCGCAGGTAACATTGGTCAGGGTGATCATATGGCGTCCTCCCGCATGCGTCGCCTGAGTAGCAGGCAGAAGAAGGGGCCGCCGAGCAGGGCGGTAACCACGCCCACGGGCAGTTCCGCACCTTCCGGCAGAATGGTGCGCGCGGCCACGTCGGACCAGAGCAGGAGCAGCCCCCCTGCAAGACCGGAACTGACCAGAAGCGGCCTGTGCTCGCCGCCCTGCGCCATGCGCATGAGGTGCGGTACCACTAGACCCACAAAACCGATGACGCCGGATACGGCCACTGATGCTCCCGTGAGCATGCTGGCTCCCACAAGCAGCCACAGGCGCACGCGGTCGGCATTCATTCCCAGTTGCCGCGCCTGCGTATCACCGAGGGCGAGGATGTCCAGCTCGCGGGAAAAACGCCAGATGATCAGGCTGCCCACGGCGAACCATGGAAGAACCAGAGTGCACTCGTTCCAGCCGCGCCCCTGCAGGCTGCCCATGATCCAGAAGACGATGGAGGCGACGGATTCCTCATCCAGTGATTTGACCAGTGAAATGAGTGCGGCGAGGAAGGTGGCGACCACCACGCCCGCCAGCACCAGCGATTCGCGGCGCAGCCTGCCGCCGGAACGTCCCAGCATGATGACGGCAAACAGGGCCGTCAGCGCGCCGACCATGGCTGCGGCAGGCAGGGTGCCCACGAAAGGCAGCAGGGGCAGTGTGGCGGAAAGGCCCAGCATGATGACCAGCGAGGCTCCGAAGGCAGCACCGCTGGAGACCCCCAGTGTGAACGGATCAGCCAACGGGTTGCGCAGGATGCCTTGAAATACCGTTCCCGCCATGCCCAGAGACGCGCCGACCAGCAGGGAAAGCACGACTCTGCCCAGACGGATGTCCCAGACTACCAGCGTTGCGGCAATGTCGGCCTGTGCCGGGCTTGCGCCGGTCAGCTTGCCCCACAGCAGGGACAGTACCTTGGGAGCAGGAATATCCACGGGGCCGAAAAGACATGCCGCCACCACCGAGATTATGCAGGCTGCAAGTGCGCAAAGCGCCGTGCGCCTGAATCGGCGGGAGCGGGCGGAGTGCATTGCATGCGTGGTGCTGTCGGTGGTGGCGGTCATAGTTCAGTCGGTTCAGTCGGGTTGAATGCTCGTTACTGATTCAGACGGGAGAATGCGTCCCGCAGATGGTCTACCCATATGGCGGTAATGGCGTCAAACTCACCGGTGCCGCGCAGAATAGTATGCACGGTGAAACCTTCTTTTTCCAGCACGCTCTTCCAGCTTTCCGGTTCAGGGCCTGCCATGTCGTTGCGGGCATGGTCGCCGGCAACGGCCATGAGCGGCATCAGCCATACGGTGCGTGCCTTGCGGGCTTTGAGTTCATTTACCACGTCCTCAAGCGAGGGCGCGCCTTCCACAGTGCCTACAAAGGCGTTGGGCTCAACCTTGGAGAGATAGTATTGCAGGCCGGGGTAGTAGATGTTGGCAGGGTGGTGGGTGCCGTGTCCCATGAGCACCACGGCGTCAGTCTTCTTCCGTTCTGCGGGAAAGGTGGAAACAAGCGCCTTTGCCGCCTTTTCCATATCGTCCGGGGAAGAGAGCAGCGCCTCGCCCAGCGTTACGGTCCGGGTTCCTTTGGGCATGTTGCGGAAAGCCGCCACGGTTCGGATGAGATCATGAAATTCGGCGCCGGGAATGGTGTGCAGCGACTGCACGGCCACGTGGGTAAATCCTTCATCACCCATGCGTGCCAGCGCGGATGCGGGAGACAGCAGGGCCGTGCCTTCATTTTCCTTGATGGTCCGGCGTACCTGTTTTGCGGAATAGGCCCAGCGGATTTCCGTATCAGGGAAGGCCTTGCGGACTTCTTCCTCGATGTTGTCAAACGCGGCACGGGCCTCGGGTACGGTGGTGCCGAAGGCCACGAGCAGAATGCCCTCGCGTTCGGCCCCGTTCTTGCCGTGTCCGGCAAATGCGGGCAGGGCGAGCACGAGAAGCAGCAAGAGCGTTGTCGACCATCTGGTCAGGCGGGAAAGAAACATGAAAATAACCTCCAAAGTGATCTTTGGGGCCGGTTGTGAGGGACGAAACAAAAAAAATCCTTCCACGCATGACGCATGGAAGGAATTCCGTTTTCATTCCGTCCTTGTTCCGCGCTGCAGTAGCCCCGTGCACGCGGAAGATGCCTTCGACCCTGTAAGTGCCCGAAAATGGCGTACGCGAGACAGGGTCGCACCGAAAGGATCAGGCAGGTCTTCCGGCTTGTCCCGCCGTTTCCGGCCTTCCCGGGGAAACCCAGTGGCGCGCGGGGGAAACGGTTTGTATGAGACTTACGGCGGCGGGTCCGCTCCCGACTTGAACGGGATTCCCTGTTAGGCCCCTTGGGGCACCTGAACCGCACGATAATAGGCGAGCCGTCATGTGCGGTCAAGGATTCGCTACGTGCTCGGGGGGCTGACTGTTTCAGGCGAGGGCAAGGTACGCCCAGGTTACGGCGAGCAGGCTGGTGATGCGCAGAAACTGGCTTTGCAGCAGCATGACAAGGCCGAGTTTTGGTGTGAACACACCTGCGTGGGAAGGCAGCTGATGGCGTAGCGCGCGGATGGGCGTAGCGACGATGGTGCCAAGAATGAGGGCCAGGACGATTTGTTGTGTGGTCAGGGTGCCCGCATCCAGTAACGCGCCTGCGGCGGCGATGCCGGATGTGAATTCCGCAGCCACGGAAAAGACAACGACCCCTGCGGCTTCCACCGGCAGGAGGCCGGTGACGGCCCAATGGGAAAATGCATCACGCAGATAGTCGAACGCGCCGGTCTGATTCAGGGCATACATCAGAAAGTAGACGGGGGCCGTGATGGTGATGATGCGCCTGAATCGTTTGCCGAAGGCATCCAGCACCTTTTGCATGGTCGTCTTTCTGCTCTGCGGCATCGTTTCCGCTTGCGGGGTTGCGGTGGCGGAGGTGGAAAGCTGTATGCGGCTCCATGCCAGTACGGCAATGGTCCGCAGCAGGGCGGCAAGGGCATTGATGGAAAGGTAGATGATGCCAGCGGTGCGCGTCATGGGCACCACAATGAAAAAGGTTGTGGGCAGGTGCAGCAGAAAGACGGGCAGGCCTGTGTTTACAAGGTAGGAAAGGCGCATTTCCTGCTGCGTTATCCTGCCGTCCTGCCAGTAGTTCATGAGCATGGTGTTGGCCGTGGTGCCGGAGAAGAAGGCGGCAGTGAAGGCTGCGCCGGACTCGTCGCGCAGGTTGCCGAAGCGCATCAGCGGGCGCACCACGCGGGCCAGCATGGGAGCCCAGCCCATGCCCTCGACGGCAAGGCCGACCAGAAGCCCCACGCCCAGATACAGCAGCATGCGCAATAGCGGGTGTATCAGCTTGGGCCATGCCTTGGCCCAGGCAAGGAGTGCGGGGTCGTGGCGTATGATGAGAACGAGGGCACCTGCGCACAGGGCGAATGGAAGGATGCGGGCAACAATGCCGGAACGTTTCCTGCGCATGCCGGCGGGGCGAGACGTCGTGCTCTCTTTGGGGAAGGACTGGGCTGTGTCGGTCAACGAGATGAACCTTGTTTGGGAAATGTCATCACTGCCGGGAATTATGCCACCACGTATTCCGGCAGGGGCGGGGTATAACGCGATAATCAAAAAGTAACAATGCCGCGTCAACCTGGAAACATGACGTGCATTGTTCCTTGCGGAACGGGAAGGAGTGCTGCGGGCAAGGCAGGGGAGATTGAGAATTATTTAATGTTACAAGCCCGCGCTTGCTGCAACGCGTTGTTAAGGTATACTTGTTCAAGACGAAGTATGGAGAATGTGGTGCGTTTGATCTCGCTCCATCTGGTGTTTCGTTTTGAGGAGTATATCGAGTGAATTGCTTTTTCCGGAAGCCGTTTTTTATCGCAGTCATTCTGTTGCTGCTGGGCGTATGGGGGCCTTTGGGGCTTTGGGCAGCCGAGGACGCCGCTCAGAGAGCAGTGCCACAGGTTCAACGTCTGCAACGGGTTTTGCTGCTCAATTCCTATCATCCAGGCTATCAGTGGTCCGATGGCATAGTGGAAGGGGTTCGGGAAATATTGAGCCAACGGAAGGTTCCTCCGGAGTTGTATGTTGAATACATGGATACCAAGCGGAACGATCTTTCCATCGCCTTTCCGACAACCTATGAAGTGCTGCATGACAAATACGGCAAGGCCTCCTTTGATGCCGTAATCGTTGCGGATGACAATGCCCTGACCTTCGTCCACACCTATCGTGACGAGCTGTTTCCGGATACGCCGGTCATTTTTTGCGGCGTCAATGACTACGAAGACAACCGTGTCCGGCGGCCTTGGCTGACCGGAGTGGTGGAGGCGCAGGATTATTTCGGCATCATTGATCTTGCGCTGCAGATTGATCCGGGTCGCAGTCATTTCTATGTGGTTTCAGACCATACGCTTACCGGCAGGGCCATGTTGAAGGGAGTGCGACAAGTCATGCCACTGTTCAAGGACCGGGCACGCTTTACCGAACTGGTCGGGCCTCCGGTTGCCGAAATGCAGCAGGTTCTGAAGACGCTGCCTGCAGATGCGGTGGTGCTCTACCTTTCCTATTACAAGTTGCAGGACGGAACATTGCTGACCCTGCAGTCCAGCATTGATACCGTGCTGACTTCGTCTTCGGCACCGGTATACTCTCCCGTGCCTGACCATATCCACATGGGGGTTGTGGGCGGTGTCATGCTCAGCGCCCGCCTGCAGGGCGAAGTGGCTGCCAGCTTGTCCGGCCGTGTGCTGGAGGGTGTGAGCCCTGCCGATCTGCCTCTGGTGACAGACAGTCCCAATGTCATCATGGTCAACTACAAGGTATTGAAGCGTTTCAACTACGCCTTGAGCAGGGTGCCAGCCGAAGCGCAGGTGCTCAACCAGCCTTTCTCCATCTGGAAAACACACCGCACCACGGTCATAATCGTGCTTGTTCTGGGCGGATTGCAGTTTGCCGTCATTGTCCTTCTTATCGCAAACATGCGGCGCAGGGTACTTGCGGAGAAGTCCATGAAGGCCGCTCGTGATCTTGTACTGAATATTATCAACTCCATGCCGTCCGTTTTGGTTCACGTGGACAGCGCGGGGAACATCGTCTCCATGAATGCATCTGCGCTTGCCATGGTGGGCAAGGATGAGGATGACATAAAGGGACTGTCGTTGACCGATGTTTTCCCACACCTTGCCCGTCATGCAGAGAGGGTGCTGAACGCCATTGACACGGGAGCAGCGCTCAAGTTGCAGAGAGCCAGCATAGTGCTGGAGGGCGAACCCCGGTATTTTGATATTGAAACCTACCCCCTCAGAGAGCAGGAGATAGGTGAGGGGGGCGGGGCCGTGGTGCGGATAGATGATGTCTCGGATGCCGTTCAGATGGAAACCGTGATTATTCAGACCGAGAAGATGCTCTCGCTCGGAGGGCTTGCCGCAGGCATGGCGCACGAGATCAATAATCCGCTCGGCGGCATTCTTCAGGGGGCGCAGAATATTGAGCGGCGTGTAAGTCCGGGGCTGCCTGCTAATATGAAGGCTGCGGAGAAAGTGGGATGCGACTTGAGTAAGGTGTATGCCTATCTTGAAGAGCGGGGAATACTCAGGTTGTTGCAGGGAATTCGC is drawn from Desulfovibrio mangrovi and contains these coding sequences:
- a CDS encoding nucleoside recognition domain-containing protein, whose product is MTDTAQSFPKESTTSRPAGMRRKRSGIVARILPFALCAGALVLIIRHDPALLAWAKAWPKLIHPLLRMLLYLGVGLLVGLAVEGMGWAPMLARVVRPLMRFGNLRDESGAAFTAAFFSGTTANTMLMNYWQDGRITQQEMRLSYLVNTGLPVFLLHLPTTFFIVVPMTRTAGIIYLSINALAALLRTIAVLAWSRIQLSTSATATPQAETMPQSRKTTMQKVLDAFGKRFRRIITITAPVYFLMYALNQTGAFDYLRDAFSHWAVTGLLPVEAAGVVVFSVAAEFTSGIAAAGALLDAGTLTTQQIVLALILGTIVATPIRALRHQLPSHAGVFTPKLGLVMLLQSQFLRITSLLAVTWAYLALA
- a CDS encoding ABC transporter substrate-binding protein, which produces MTDMRFPHGEPTQRLAPIRSERSPAPRVQFFLRLSALMLSLFLVLSSMTAQAGAPQHSIVDDAGRTITLQAPAKRIIALYGGFNEILAAMGLEDRIIARTKADTQPASIAGLPSIGTHMRPNTEIITALGPDCILQLGGRKQAAETQQALERLGFPVAFFQPASFAELFDVIRRIGALTDSPEAAQALVSGMEKRLDAVTRAVAHEPARPTVFFEVRYPNLLGAGGRSIVDDIITHAGGRNVLESDMKLVRLNEEELIRLDPHVYIMQTGPMNPVPVPMAERPHFVTLRAVTDNRLLTVDEHAFSRPGPRAVEAVEELARFLHPRAFPEPPLSKN
- a CDS encoding ATP-binding protein; its protein translation is MDTKRNDLSIAFPTTYEVLHDKYGKASFDAVIVADDNALTFVHTYRDELFPDTPVIFCGVNDYEDNRVRRPWLTGVVEAQDYFGIIDLALQIDPGRSHFYVVSDHTLTGRAMLKGVRQVMPLFKDRARFTELVGPPVAEMQQVLKTLPADAVVLYLSYYKLQDGTLLTLQSSIDTVLTSSSAPVYSPVPDHIHMGVVGGVMLSARLQGEVAASLSGRVLEGVSPADLPLVTDSPNVIMVNYKVLKRFNYALSRVPAEAQVLNQPFSIWKTHRTTVIIVLVLGGLQFAVIVLLIANMRRRVLAEKSMKAARDLVLNIINSMPSVLVHVDSAGNIVSMNASALAMVGKDEDDIKGLSLTDVFPHLARHAERVLNAIDTGAALKLQRASIVLEGEPRYFDIETYPLREQEIGEGGGAVVRIDDVSDAVQMETVIIQTEKMLSLGGLAAGMAHEINNPLGGILQGAQNIERRVSPGLPANMKAAEKVGCDLSKVYAYLEERGILRLLQGIRDSGARAAEIVSHMLDFSRGEASRRTLVDMHKLVNNALELARNDYDLRSHYDFMQVACRVDTEPDMPLVPCRSSEIEQVLFNLFKNAAQAMASMERPLSEAVLNVRIFTRDGQAVIEVEDNGPGLDPVTRTRVFEPFFTTKGPRVGTGLGLSVSYFIITRNHGGSFTVESELGKGACFIISIPLAERADEDV
- a CDS encoding ABC transporter ATP-binding protein, whose amino-acid sequence is MITLTNVTCGYAGQPVLRDVNLCIHSGEMVGLLGPNGSGKTTLLLTLSGVLPPISGEMRLANDDAATLAATERAKRLASVPQRLGEQPHMEAFSLVLMGRYPYISFLGGYSAEDRNIALGAMQETRTAHLAHRSAQALSGGEFQRVLIARALAQQTPCLLLDEATSGLDIARKVEVFRLLHARHAQGTTVISAIHDLNMAALYCERLIFLKEGRIVLDGPVSDIFTEQHLSDIYETRIHIISHPVTGVPQACLSPLLPAPRLNHD
- a CDS encoding sirohydrochlorin cobaltochelatase; this encodes MFLSRLTRWSTTLLLLLVLALPAFAGHGKNGAEREGILLVAFGTTVPEARAAFDNIEEEVRKAFPDTEIRWAYSAKQVRRTIKENEGTALLSPASALARMGDEGFTHVAVQSLHTIPGAEFHDLIRTVAAFRNMPKGTRTVTLGEALLSSPDDMEKAAKALVSTFPAERKKTDAVVLMGHGTHHPANIYYPGLQYYLSKVEPNAFVGTVEGAPSLEDVVNELKARKARTVWLMPLMAVAGDHARNDMAGPEPESWKSVLEKEGFTVHTILRGTGEFDAITAIWVDHLRDAFSRLNQ
- a CDS encoding FecCD family ABC transporter permease is translated as MTATTDSTTHAMHSARSRRFRRTALCALAACIISVVAACLFGPVDIPAPKVLSLLWGKLTGASPAQADIAATLVVWDIRLGRVVLSLLVGASLGMAGTVFQGILRNPLADPFTLGVSSGAAFGASLVIMLGLSATLPLLPFVGTLPAAAMVGALTALFAVIMLGRSGGRLRRESLVLAGVVVATFLAALISLVKSLDEESVASIVFWIMGSLQGRGWNECTLVLPWFAVGSLIIWRFSRELDILALGDTQARQLGMNADRVRLWLLVGASMLTGASVAVSGVIGFVGLVVPHLMRMAQGGEHRPLLVSSGLAGGLLLLWSDVAARTILPEGAELPVGVVTALLGGPFFCLLLRRRMREDAI